ATCCTGCATCCTGGTCCCTGCCGAGCCCATGTGTTGACTCGAAACATATCCATGAGTCCATCGTCCCACAACTAAAAGCATCAGAACACATGAGAAAATCCCCTGCAAAGACGAGGCATAGCTCCTCCAAGACTCAGCCGAGGAGTAAAGAAAGGAAATTGTCGACGAGGCAGCAAAGATCCAGGTCACCTCATAGAACCCACAGGACGAGGTCCAGATCCAGGAGCTCCTCAAGGAGGAAAAGATCCCGGTCAAGGTAGAGTGTGCTGGATTATTTCTTAATGTTGCTGTCTTTTAGTTTgctactgaggaaaagacattgggagtgaccaggatggataggatcaggaaagagtacatcagagggacattacatgttagagaaaaagtcagagaggccagactgagatggttgggatgtccagaggagagatagtgaatattttggtagGAGGCGAaaaaggaggtttatggatgtagtgaaggaggacatgaggggagTTGGTGTGAGGgggacagatgcagaagacagggttgggtGGAGGAGGTTGATTTGCAGTTTGTGTACGActctgttagcatgtttttataaaatttacTGCAAAAGCTAACCTCAGTTCATGTACATTTACCTTACATTTTACCTTacaatgttattaatacacgATATGAGACCAGCTGTGTACTTCATGTATTtgtatcacaaaacatcctttttTAGCaacctattagcttgctaatgaAACCATAACCGCAAATCAGCTTTGACATTATCAGTGATTGACTTTATAGttttttgctaactaacacaattACACCACAAGTACAGTAtcagtttttctttttattcatgTGGTCTATTCAGGTCCAGAGTCCGGAAGTCCCGGAGGTCACGTTCTGCATCGCGGGGATGGCAGGCCACTTACAGCCAGAGGGACCGCTGGAAACGAGAGCCAAGCCACTCGCCTGTGCTTATTTTACGCAAAAAAAGATCCCCGACGCGGCAACGACGCACACATGCCAGCAGCCCTCAACGAATCAGTGAACTAGGTCGGatattatttttaccattttgttACCAAATCCGGCCTTATTCACTATATCGCTGTGGTAGATAATGAATAAAGGTACTAAAGTACTACTTGGTGGGAATGTACCTTTTTTGTCCCCTCAGGAAAAGAACAGCTATTGGAAATTGCCAAGGCCAATGCGGCCGCCATGTGTGCCAAAGCAGGTATGTCCATCCCCGCCAGCCTGAGGACCTCAATTCTACCGTTGGCATTGCCAAACATGGCCATGAACGCCGCTATGGCCAGTATGACAGCAGGTATGAATATTAATGGCATCAAACGTGCTCACGCAACATTTAACTCTATACATTATTTACTTTACAGCCACTATGACGGCCGCCTTGTCCAACATTGGCACCCTGTCCTCGCTGCTGCCCACCATTTCCAACAAAGCTGCTGGTGCGAACCTCGCTCAGCCCATGAACGCTGCTTTTGAGGAAGTGAAAAAGAAAGTAGTGAAGCAGGCGAATAGCATCAGCATTAAGGAGTTCACTGATGTAAGGCCGTCTTGCAGCGTTGTATTTCTATATGTATTGTATTCTATAAGGCGCACTTAATAGTCTTTACTGTCCTTTTTAATGCTGTGCTCCTTATGTGTGTTCCAAagtctgtaaaaatgttgttgttctaCTTGGGTAAAACTATTTTTgcagcgacccccccccccccccccccccaaccgttttctgagtagtagtagtagtagtcaaaacacaattttactgtattttctgcgTCAATTTTGCCATCAAACATACCGGGTTCCCTCTTatcattgtcggagtctgtTATCGTTAGATAGTCCTAACGGTAGCACCACCGTCATAGCGGCAATTTCGCCCTCAAACATTCCGGGTTCCCTtacatcattgtcggagtctgtTGTCGTTAGGTAGTCCTACCGGTAGCGTCACCGTCATTGCAGGAATTTCGGCCTCAAACATATCGGGTTCcttctcatcattgtcggagtcctACCTGTTGTTAGGTAGTCCTACTGGCACCATCATCGCGGCAATTTCGCTATCAAACATaccgggttccctctcatcattgtcggagtctgtCATTGTTAGGTAGTCCTACCGGTAGCACGACCATCATCGCGGCAATTTTGCCATTAAACATGTCGGGTTCCCTCCAACCATTGTCGGAGTCTGTTGTTGTTAGTTAGTCCTACCGGCAGCGTCACCGTCATAGCGGGAATTTCGCCCTCAAACATaccgggttccctctcatcattgtcggagtctgtTATCATTAGATAGTTCTACTGGTAGCGCCACCGTCATCGCGACAATTTcgccatcaaacatgccgggttCCCTCCAACCATTGTCGGAGTCAGTTGTCGTTGATAGTCCTACCGGTAGTGCCACTGTCATAGCGGTAATTTTGCCATCAAACATActgggttccctctcatcattgtcggagtctgtTGTTGTTAGGTAGTCCTACTGGCACCATCATCGCGGCAATTTCGCTATCAAACATaccgggttccctctcatcattgtcggagtctgtCATTGTTAGGTAGTCCTACCGGTAGCACGACCGTCATCGCGGCAATTTTGCCATTAAACATGTCGGGTTCCCTCCAACCATTGTCGGAGTCTGTTGTTGTTAGTTAGTCCTACCGGCAGCGTCACCGTCTTCGCGGCAATTTTGCCATCAAATATGTTGGGTTCCCTCCAACCATTGTCGGAGTCTGTCGTCGTTAGATACTTCTACCGGTAGCGTCACCATCATAGCAGTAATTTCGCCCTCAAACATaccgggttccctctcatcattgtcggagtctgtCGTTGTTAGGTAGTCCTACTGGTAGCACCACCATcatcagtagtagtagtagtagtagtcaaaaCACAATTTCACTGTATTTTCTGTGTCAATTTTGCTATCAAACATtccgggttccctctcatcattgtcagagTCTGTTGTCGTTAGGTAGTCCTACCGGCAGTGTCACCGTCATAGCGGAATTTTCGCCCTCAAACATaccgggttccctctcatcattgtcggagtctgtTGTCGTTAGGTAGTTCTACCGGTAGCGCCACCGTCATCGCGGCAATTTCACCATCAAACATGACGGGTTCCCTCCAACCATTGTCAGAGTCTGTTGCCGTTGGGTAGTCCTACCGGTGGCGCCACCGTcatcagtagtagtagtagtaataatagtagtagtcaAAACACAATTTCACTGTATTTTCTTTGTCAATTTCGCTATCAAACATtccgggttccctctcatcattgtcggagtctgtTTGTCATTAGGTAGTCCTACCGGTATTGCCACCGTCATCACCGTTGGTGATGTTGCCAGATATTGTTTTCTAAGCTAGGACAGcatcattaaatattatttcatgtttattctACAACTGTATTGCTTTACACTGTGGagaatttttgaaaattgtcaTCTGTACGTCGTATTTGTGATTGTAGAAGTGCAAGATGATCGTGGACAGCAAAGGCGAGCTGCCGGTAGCAATACCACACGTGTCAttggaggaggatgatgagaaACCATGTGGGGGATTGCTTCTACGTGAACATAAAGCCATCAGCTTCAATATTAATGTAACATATTCCTTCATATACATCCATGTattttgggcaatttactgtctTAATGTAATCCAGTACATTGTACAGTGAACGCCATTTGAACGTACAATCTTCCTGTTGTTGAACCAGAGTACAACTGTACGACCAGCAGCCACAGGCATGGCTAAAGAGTTCCCCGTGTCTTCAGGATCTCAACACCGTAAAAAGGTCTCAGTGAAAGAttcacagtgtttttttttttgttattgtgttgtGATTTGAGTGTTTTGATACAGTGTGTGCTTTCCAGGAGAGCAGGACACTAAACGCCTACGGAGATTGGGTCCCAGTGGACAAAACGTACGAGGAGGCGCAGACCGCCGGTCTCATGGTTGCACCGAGCTCGCTATCAGGAACCAGTGAAACTCTGAAAGCCGCCGCGTTGCTGGGACCTGCTGAGTCCTTGACAGTAGATGGCGACAGCGTTTTTCCTGACCCACCACCTCAGGTTCGATTGCCctgagaaggttttttttttaatttttatattaataaatttagaATGAGTGACATGtttcctaaacacttttcatctTTGTAGCCTGTGGACATTTCTCAGGCTGTGAGTGAGAGGATCAAAGCTCAGAGGCGCTTGGCCGAGAACCCCCATGATGTCAGCGCCATCTGCATGCTTAGCCGGGCCCAAGAGCAGGTAgatgtttaatattattttattattattattattattattgttgttgttgttattgctattgctaatgttatgattattatgattatgatgatgatgattattattcattcattttctaccgcttttcctcacgagggttattattattattattattaattcattcattcattttctaccacttttcctcacgagggttattattattattaatagtcattcattcattttctaccacttttcctcacaagggttattattattattattcattcattcattcattttctaccgcttttcttcatgagggttattattattattattcattcattcattttctaccgcttttcctcacgagggttattattatcattattattattattattattcattttctaccacttttcctcatgagggttattattattattattattattcattcattcattttctaccgcttttcctcatgagggttattattattattattaattcattcattttctaccacttttcctcatgagggttatttttatttttatttttatttttatttttatttttatttttatttttatttttatttttatttttatttttatttttatttttatttttatttttatttttatttttatttttatttttatttttatttttatttttatttttatttttatttttatttttatttttatttttatttttatttttatttttatttttatttttatttttatttttatttttatttttatttttatttttatttttatttttatttttatttttatttttatttttatttttatttttatttttatttttatttttatttttatttttatttttatttttatttttatttttattcatcatCAAAGATACAATAGCACACTATTGTTTCCAGTCACTTTTGCTAGTAGTTTAGATAAAAAGATCCATAGGCAGATTTCtaccattttttctgtttttactaTAGACTTGATTACACATATTTGTGTTTGGCATCAATAAGGCCAGagagcaacatttcagcttttattaCCAAGTATTTTTATGATATACAACAGAGAAGGAgcgataaaaacaaacacacacaagacttTATATCAGCATACACGATAACAGTAGTCTTCCGCTGGAGTCCTTTGGCGCTCTCTGGTGGACAGtggcagcattgcagtgcccTGGCATATCCAATAGAATATTTTACTGGGACGAAATACATTATGGgatgaagttttttttcttaaactaaTATTGGCTTGTCTTTTACTTGGTTCTTACGTAACCTTTGAGTCAGGTAGTTAATTTGCATCTGCAATGTGAATGAATTGTATTGACGATGCCCAAACGATAGATACACCTTGCATTGTCTTATCTTAAGTCATCCTAAGTTTTCCTTTCGTAGGTGGATTTGTGGGCCCAGTCCAACACAGTTCCTGGTCTATTCACGGGCTCCACCGGAGCCCAGGTCCTTTCTACGGAGGAGCTGTCCAATAGCGGACCACAGGCTTGGCTGAAGAAGGTAATGACCACGCAGTCCAGTACTGTTCTATATATAGAACCCATCTTCTTATTAGCAAATGCTAATTGTAGTAATTTGTAGTTAATGACGTTACCTCGCAGTAAGAATTCTGCGGCTTCTCTCAATAATACATTTAGTAGTTTTGTGTttgaatatactatatacttattaaaaactgtatttgggGTGGTAGAGCGGTCGTTTCCCAATCGGCAAGGTTGCGGGTTTGATCCTCCATCCTCCCTTGATCATGTTGAaatatccttgggcaagatactgaacccccagttggtcctgatgctgcatcatcagtagGTGTCAAAGCGGTGGAAAAGCGCTGTACTGGGATCAGGGATGACTGGAAATCACGGAATCCACAACTCTCTTACCTGGGTGACTTGCTGTGGCCTGTGGGCGGGCTTAGCAATTTTGGTTTTGGGGCCTAAGGGGCCCTCTTAATACTGTATGTAGGAAAGGCAGCCTCAATATAAAACCATGTACTCATTTATTACAAGGCAAACAGAATGAGAGAATAAAGTTTCTGTTCTAGGACCAGTTCCTCAAGGCTGCACCAGTGTCAGGCGGCGTAGGCGAGTTTCTAATGAGAAAGATGGGCTGGAGGACAGGGGAAGGCCTGGGGAGGAACCGTGAAGGCACCGTGGAGCCCATCATCATCGACTTTAAGGTGGACCGCAAAGGTTCGGAGGCCCCGCAGTACTTGGTTTCACGGACTTGAAATGAACCGTGATAAAATACTGATCTTGTTTGATCTAGGTCTGGTTGCTGAAGGGGAGAAGCCACAAAAACCAACGGGGGGACTGGTGGTAACCAAGGACCTCATGGGTAAATGATAAAAGTATTATTGCTAATAAGATGACTGAATTGAAgtgaactgtgtgtgtataaCTGTGTGTATAAATAAGTATACTAGTATTTGGAGATCTGGACTGGACCACCTCCTTTATTTCTTCTCATCCAGGCAAGCACCCGGTGTCGGCTCTCATCGAGCTGTGCACCAAGAAAAGGATGATGCAACCAGACTTTGTCATGGTTCATCACAGCGGACCGGACCATCGCAAGAATTTCCTCTTCAAGGTATGCTTTGATCGGATCTCACCTACTTTTGTGGAGACATGGGTGCAACCACTATAAAAGCGATCTCCACCACACCCAGCAaggtcatcaaaatgtctgatccactcGTCATACTGGCATCATactggcatcatcatcatcatcatttacagcagGATATTGAACTGCTGCTTTCTACAGTATTAGAAGTATTAGAAGTATTTTCATTGCatgtatgtaccgtattttccgcattTAAAAgtctttactgtctttttaATGCTGTGCGCCTTATGTGTGTTCCAAAGTCTGGAAAAATGTTGTTCTACTTgggtaaaaatttttttttgcagtgctcCCCCCCCAACCGTGttcttagtagtagtagtagtagtaggagtagtagtcaaaacacaattttactgtattttctgcgTCAATTTTGCCATcatcaaacatgccgggttCCCTCCAACCATTGTCGGAGTCTGTTGTCATTAGATAGTCCTACTGGCAGTGTCACCGTCATCATGGCAATTTCAccatcaaacatgccgggttccctctcatcattgtcggagtgaGTTGTCCTTAGGTAGTTCTACTGGTAGCACCACCGTCATCGCATCAATTTCGCCCTCAAACATACCGGGTTCCCcttcatcattgtcggagtctgtTGTTCTTGGGTAGTCCTACCGGTAGCACCACCGTCATGACGGCAATTTCGGcatcaaacatgccgggttCCCTCCAACCATTGTCGGAGTCTGTTGTCGTTAGTTAGTCCGACCGGTAGCGCCACCGTCATCGCGGCAATTTCGCTATCAAACATaccgggttccctctcatcattgtcggagtcagttGTCCTTAGGTAGTTCTACTGGTAGCGCCACCGTCATCGCAGCAATTTCGCCCTCAAACATACCGGGTTCCCTCCAACAATTGTCGGAGTCTGTCGTCGTTAGGTAGTCCTACCGGTAGCACCACCGTcatcagtagtagtagtagtagtagtagtagtaataaaaacacaattttactgtattttctgcgTCAATTTCGCTATCAAACATaccgggttccctctcatcattgtcggagtcagttGTTCTTAGGTATTCCTACCAGTAGCGCCACCGTCAATGCGTCAATACTGCCCTCAAACATGCCGGGTTCCCTCCAACCATTGTTGGAGTCTGTTCTTGTTAGGTAGTCCTACTGGCACAGTCATAGTGGCAATTTTGCTATCAAACATGCCGGGTTCCCTTTCATCATTGTCAGAGTCTCTTGTTGTTAGGTAGTTTGTGGTCGCCGGGGGCAACATCTCCTTGAACTCCCTGTCTTTTGTTTACCCTCCTAGAATGCTAGCAAGCTCTTAATTCACTTCACTTAACTTAGCTTTTCACAGGACGGATATTAGCGGTGTTGTTGGTGAAGATACATGCTGTGCGTATTACGTGTagctctctgattggtttatccaTGCCAGCGTCGTGTTACGTTCCTGTGTCAGGAGGAAATGGTCTACACTGGTCTATAGTGTTGaccatttttacacatttttggaaCTCATACTCAACATAAagagcattttttttagaaaattaaaagcTTTTAGTGCAGGAAAAACTTGTAATTATGGGATGTataaaaacgtaaggggttagtatgtcgtttttttcagttttttcaacttgctgctaatgcacttttctggtgaaaaaacaggggaaacctcacacacactcaacaggggccccaggagcaccccaaaatggcataaaatgccaaaaatttaggccgtcaatttttgaaaaaaacgtaaggggttagtatgtcgttttttttcagttttttcaacttgctgctaatgcacttttctggttaaaaaaacacaaaaaacctcacacacactcaacaggggccccaggagcacccaaaaatggcataaaatgcaaaaaatttagggcgtcaatttttgaaaaaaaacgtaaggggttagtatgtcgtttttttcagttttttcaacttgctgctaatgcacttttctggttaaaaaacacaaaaaacctcacacacactcaacaggggccccaggagcacccaaaaatggcataaaatgcaaaaaatttagggcgtcaatttttgaaaaaaaacgtaaggggttagtatgtcgtttttttcagttttttcaacttgcttctaatgcacttttctggtgaaaaaaaacaggggaaacctcacacacactcaacaggggccccaggagcatccaaaaatggcataaaatgccaaaattttagggcgtcaatttttgacaaaaaacgtaagtatgtcgtttttttcagttttttcaacttgctgctaatgcacttttctggtgaaaaaaaacaggggaaacctcacacacactcaacaggggccccaggagcacccaaaaatggcataaaatgcaaaaaatttagggcgtcaatttttgaaaaaaaacgtaaggggttagtatgtcgtttttttcagttttttcaacttgcttctaatgcacttttctggtgaaaaaaacacaagaaacctcacacacactcaacaggggccccaggagcacccaaaaatggcatagaaTGCaaaaaattttagggcgtcaatttttgaaaaaaaacgtaaggggttagtatgtcgtttttttcagttttttcaacttgcttctaatgcacttttctggtgaaaaaaaacaggggaaacctcacacacactcaacaggggccccaggagcacccaaaatggcataaaatgccaaaattttagggcgtcaatttttgaaaaaaaacgtaaggggttagtatgtcgtttttttcagttttttcaacttgctgctaatgcacttttctggttaaaaaaacacaaaaaacctcacacacactcaacaggggccccaggagcaccccaaaatggcataaaatgcaaaaaatttaggccgtcaatttttgaaaaaaaacgtaaggggttagtatgtcgtttttttcagtttttttcaacttgctgctaatgcacttttctggtgaaaaaaacagcaggaaaaACTTGTAATTATgggatgtattccattgtaacttgtGTTGTGTCCTCACCAGGTGACAGTGAATGGCGTGGACTACCAGCCTCAGACGGCCAGTCCAAACAAGAAGCATGCCAAGGCGATGGCGGCGACTGTGGCACTGCAGGCTCTTGGCGAGGTATCGAGTCCAATTAGACACTCCAGTACTAGTTTTTCTTGCTTTGCCTAAGAAGTCTAccttatttatttgttccaaACGGTCAGACTAAAACGTAAATGTAAATTCTTTGCGTATGTATCATGTAAATACACGTAATtatctttcacttgtatagcgcttttgcATATCAAAGCGCTTTGACGCTGTTAGCATATTTACCTagtgatgacgcagcatcaggaccaacttGGGGGTTGGGTATCTtgaccaaaaatgcatgattacaGCAGGACAGAGGCTTGAACCCACAACCTTTAGGTTGGGAAACGACCACTGGCCCCCGCCTCTGTGAAATATAAGTTAACGTAGGAAAGACACGGACAAGGGCCTATAAGTAACATACATGTGACGTGATGTCAGTCATGTTATGGGACTTCATCTAAAACTGTTTTTGTTTCGTTGACTAGGTTCCTGTTGATGGACCAGGACTTTACACAGGCCCCGTCTTCACCGCCGCTTCCACTGGGCCCCTGTTCTCCACGTAGACGCACGACTGTTGCGTTGACCTACTTTTTATATCCTGTCCCATCGTTTCTAATTTATTTCTCTGGACGCACACTAATACGAAGAAATACTGTGTTACTTGTGGAGTATTTTAAATTGagaattgtaaaatatttccaGTAATGGTATAGTTGTAGTACAATACACAGATTGCTACTGTTAAAGATGtttttcatatactgtgtacTAAAATAaagattatatttatttcacatATATAGTGAAAAAAGCCCACTTCTTGTCTTTAAGAACGTATAATGTTGATGTTTGGTCCCCTGAGTTAATGTGCTCGGTCGGTAAGGGCTAGCATTTCTTAGCTTCTATTTTTTAGCCATGTGTCATCCACAAATCTGGATCAGTGATTTTGGGGGGGCGTTCTcttttaaaaggggacctattatgctcatttttcgaacctttgtattgagttgtggactcctatagagcagctacacacaataaccagcacagctttctagatcttccagaatttgcacccattcctgctgtatttcttggatttcgtgcttccccgcaggaacagtctgttttaatttatttcacccagGTCCCCACTCCGCTTTTAACCCCCACAGACTGTGTATGAactcagttgcaaatgtgaaaattgtaaatagttgatggtgataaaatatatttgtaaataaatgttattttcatgtaagaAAATTtgtacacatgtatgtatgtattgtcaTTATATATGTAGGGTTAGATGGAtgtatggttggatggatgtattATGTATGCATTATCATTATGTATGGTAATACATGTATGtagcatgtatgtatgtttacaacttgcttctaatgcacttttctggtgaaaaaaacacaaaaaacctcacacacactcaacaggggccccaggagcacccaaaaatggcataaaatgcaaaaaatttagggcgtcaatttttgaaaaaaaacgtaaggggttagtatgtcgtttttttcgtttttttcaacttgcttctaatgcacttttctggtgaaaaaaacaggggaaacctcacacacactcaacaggggccccaggagcacccaaaaatggcataaaatgcaaaaaatttagggcgtcaatttttgaaaaaaaacgtaaggggttagtatgtcgttttttttttcagttttttcaacttgctgctaatgcacttttctggtgaaaaaaacacaagaaacctcacacacactcaacaggggccccaggagcacccaaaagtggcatgaaatgcaaaaaatttagggcgtcaatttttgaaaaaaaacgtaaggggttagtatgtcgtttttttcagttttttcaacttgcttctaatgcacttttctggtgaaaaaaacaagggaaacctcacacacactcaacaggggccccaggagcacccaaaaatggcataaaatgcaaaaaatttagggtgtcaatttttgaaaaaaaacgtaaggggttagtatgtcgttttttttcagttttttcaacttgctgctaatgcacttttctggtgaaaaaaacaggggaaacctcacacacactcaacaggggccccaggagcatccaaaaatggcataaaatgcaaaaaatttagggcgtcaatttttgaaaaaaaaacgtaaggggttagtatgtcgtttttttcagttttttcaacttgctgctaatgcacttttctggtgaaaaaaacacaaaaaacctcacacacactcaacaggggccccaggagcacccaaaaatggcataaaatgcaaaaaacttagggcgtcaatttttgaaaaaaaacgtaaggggttagtatgtcgtttttttcagttttttcaacttgcttctaatgcacttttctggtgaaaaaaaacaggggaaacctcacacacactcaacaggggccccaggagcacccaaaaatggcataaaatgcaaaaaacttagggcgtcaatttttgaaaaaaaacgtaaggggttagtatgtcgtttttttcagttttttcaacttgctgctaatgcacttttctggtgaaaaaaacacaaaaaacctcacacacactaaacaggggccccaggagcacccaaaaatggcataaaatgcaaaaaacttagggcgtcaatttttgaaaaaaaacgtaaggggttagtatgtcgtttttttcgtttttttcaacttgcttctaatgcacttttctggtgaaaaaaacaggggaaacctcacacacactcaacaggggccccaggagcacccaaaaatggcataaaatgcaaaaaatttagggcgtcaatttttgaaaaaaaacgtaaggggttagtatgtcgttttttttttcagttttttcaacttgctgctaatgcacttttctggtgaaaaaaacacaagaaacctcacacacactcaacaggggccccaggagcacccaaaagtggcatgaaatgcaaaaaatttagggcgtcaatttttgaaaaaaaacgtaaggggttagtatgtcgtttttttcagttttttcaacttgcttctaatgcacttttctggtgaaaaaaacaagggaaacctcacacacactcaacaggggccccaggagcacccaaaaatggcataaaatgcaaaaaatttagggtgtcaatttttgaaaaaaaacgtaaggggttagtatgtcgttttttttcagttttttcaacttgctgctaatgcacttttctggtgaaaaaaacaggggaaacctcacacacactcaacaggggccccaggagcatccaaaaatggcataaaatgcaaaaaatttagggcgtcaatttttgaaaaaaaaacgtaaggggttagtatgtcgtttttttcagttttttcaacttgctgctaatgcacttttctggtgaaaaaaacacaaaaaacctcacacac
This window of the Doryrhamphus excisus isolate RoL2022-K1 chromosome 10, RoL_Dexc_1.0, whole genome shotgun sequence genome carries:
- the LOC131137654 gene encoding protein SON isoform X3, whose amino-acid sequence is MAANIEQIFQDFILNKIREIEDQNVDTTAANADSCSDAASGDNGDRKSDGRSSHKKHKKHKKHKSKKKKKKREKEEKESHSESGEELDTQTKSPCRKGASTVNEQQSDDSSSRSQKHKTGKRKKKKKRHKDERREFDRKQREMRRQREELPDIIPKDDGSSNLKAKERRRSRRSYSRSHSNCSHSSGEKWTSRLGKRESRSRSRSTSRNHSTRSRSRARHSRSLENKRDLDRSTESKQNISKGIQLLSQSPTGGATVELQKPDQSLKSAATTNRNDDPASWSLPSPCVDSKHIHESIVPQLKASEHMRKSPAKTRHSSSKTQPRSKERKLSTRQQRSRSPHRTHRTRSRSRSSSRRKRSRSRSRVRKSRRSRSASRGWQATYSQRDRWKREPSHSPVLILRKKRSPTRQRRTHASSPQRISELGKEQLLEIAKANAAAMCAKAGMSIPASLRTSILPLALPNMAMNAAMASMTAATMTAALSNIGTLSSLLPTISNKAAGANLAQPMNAAFEEVKKKVVKQANSISIKEFTDKCKMIVDSKGELPVAIPHVSLEEDDEKPCGGLLLREHKAISFNINSTTVRPAATGMAKEFPVSSGSQHRKKESRTLNAYGDWVPVDKTYEEAQTAGLMVAPSSLSGTSETLKAAALLGPAESLTVDGDSVFPDPPPQPVDISQAVSERIKAQRRLAENPHDVSAICMLSRAQEQVDLWAQSNTVPGLFTGSTGAQVLSTEELSNSGPQAWLKKDQFLKAAPVSGGVGEFLMRKMGWRTGEGLGRNREGTVEPIIIDFKVDRKGLVAEGEKPQKPTGGLVVTKDLMGKHPVSALIELCTKKRMMQPDFVMVHHSGPDHRKNFLFKVTVNGVDYQPQTASPNKKHAKAMAATVALQALGEVPVDGPGLYTGPVFTAASTGPLFST
- the LOC131137654 gene encoding protein SON isoform X2, producing MAANIEQIFQDFILNKIREIEDQNVDTTSAANADSCSDAASGDNGDRKSDGRSSHKKHKKHKKHKSKKKKKKREKEEKESHSESGEELDTQTKSPCRKGASTVNEQQSDDSSSRSQKHKTGKRKKKKKRHKDERREFDRKQREMRRQREELPDIIPKDDGSSNLKAKERRRSRRSYSRSHSNCSHSSGEKWTSRLGKRESRSRSRSTSRNHSTRSRSRARHRSLENKRDLDRSTESKQNISKGIQLLSQSPTGGATVELQKPDQSLKSAATTNRNDDPASWSLPSPCVDSKHIHESIVPQLKASEHMRKSPAKTRHSSSKTQPRSKERKLSTRQQRSRSPHRTHRTRSRSRSSSRRKRSRSRSRVRKSRRSRSASRGWQATYSQRDRWKREPSHSPVLILRKKRSPTRQRRTHASSPQRISELGKEQLLEIAKANAAAMCAKAGMSIPASLRTSILPLALPNMAMNAAMASMTAATMTAALSNIGTLSSLLPTISNKAAGANLAQPMNAAFEEVKKKVVKQANSISIKEFTDKCKMIVDSKGELPVAIPHVSLEEDDEKPCGGLLLREHKAISFNINSTTVRPAATGMAKEFPVSSGSQHRKKESRTLNAYGDWVPVDKTYEEAQTAGLMVAPSSLSGTSETLKAAALLGPAESLTVDGDSVFPDPPPQPVDISQAVSERIKAQRRLAENPHDVSAICMLSRAQEQVDLWAQSNTVPGLFTGSTGAQVLSTEELSNSGPQAWLKKDQFLKAAPVSGGVGEFLMRKMGWRTGEGLGRNREGTVEPIIIDFKVDRKGLVAEGEKPQKPTGGLVVTKDLMGKHPVSALIELCTKKRMMQPDFVMVHHSGPDHRKNFLFKVTVNGVDYQPQTASPNKKHAKAMAATVALQALGEVPVDGPGLYTGPVFTAASTGPLFST